A stretch of DNA from Myxococcota bacterium:
TTTAGCCATGTTGCTCTGAGGTCGATTCCTTCTTTGCGGTAGGTTTCGATGTCTAGAAACTCTGGTTTTGGTGCCTCCAGAGCGTTCACTTTCAAATCGGGCTTTTGCTTCACTCGATCACTGAGATCTAGCTGACCGTTCCAGGAAACTAGGCAGAGATCTGGGTGTGTGTTCTCTTTGAAGGGATCAGCGATTTCTTGAACTTGTGTCAGGCCATTTTTTTGTTGGATCGTTTGGGTCCAAACACCGTCGACCCTTTTTTCGATTTTGGAAAACAGGTGCAAATCTCGGTAAGTAATTAGATTAAAACTATCAGGCGAGTTGGTGTAGTTAGAAGTCTCGAAGGACATGCCGATCGGGTTTCCAGCCAGATCAACATCGATTTGCACGGCTTCCCAATCTTTTTGGGAGCCGTATAATACCGGCCGGGCCCAATCATAGAGTTTGCCGATTACGGGTATGGGAAGTTTCTCTAGCGGCATCCCGATATAATAGATAATCGAATGAAAAGGGCGGTCTTCCTGAGGCGGCAAGATCTCATACCTGATGGAGCTGGGTTTAAGCTCCGCTGTGTTGCACTTTAGTTCTCGAATCGTTGATAGTTTGGGCGTAAAACGCTGGGCTAATTGATCGTTGAGCTCGCTTTGAGGCAGGGTGGGGTAATCGCGTTGAGCAGGCAAAAACTGGCTGAGGCCAAAGCAAGAAAAGAAGTTAGACACTCGCCTCGTCAACGTCTGCCCAAGAAGATAGCTGGTAGCTTGAGAAACATACCCAGGCCGATTCGGCAACTCGTGTTCTGCCCGATATTGGTGACACACGCTCAAGAAGATATCTTCCGGAATCCCCTTAGGAGATTCTGAGCAAATTGCCCTGGGGCCTGGCGTGTCGATAGAAATAGGCAGGCTTTGAGGCGACGTTGAAATATGCATAGCCTAAACTAGTATTTAGTTTAGTAATTTGGCGAAGGCATATCGACTCGGCTTTTGATGCTCCGCTAAGCCCTCAGGCCAAGCGTACCAAAAGCGTGGAACTTTATATCCAAGCAATCTCTCTTTGCAAAAGGCTATTAAGTCGTCTGGCTGGATTTCGAGATTGGAACGCATCTTAACGAATGCTGCTGGTCTTTGGCCATATTCAATATCCTGCTTAGGCACAACGATGACCGCTTCTATATTCGGATGTTCCAAAAGAGCGCGCTCAATTTCTTCTGGGTAGATGTTTTCGCCGCCCGAGATCATCCTATTATCTTTGCGGCCGAAAACTTCCAAATAACCGTGGTTATTTATCTGACCTAGATCGCCTGTAGCGTACCAGCCTTTCTGGTGCACCATGTCACCGCGTACCAAGATTTCGCCGTCGGCAGCGCTTTGAATCTCCCTATCGGGCAAACATCTTCCAGAAGTGAGAAGCCTGTCCAACGAATCACCGAGGGCTGTGGCCGTTACCTGAGAGGCAGTCTCTGTGCTCCCATATGTCGTAATGAGGGGAAGTCCTTCACGATAGGCTTGTTCGATAAGACTCCTAGGGATGGCGCTACCACCGAGCGTAATCGCTTTCATCTGCCTGAGCGCAGATATGAAAACAGGCTCCTTTATCCAGCGAATCAACTGAGTTGAGACTAACGATAAGTGGGTGATGCCGGCATCAAAAGCCCAACTCGGCGTCCAATCTTTGGGCGGAAGAACCCATTCCCCTCCTGATGCCCAAGCGCGCACGACGATTGCCAGGCCACTGACATGATGCACGGGCAAGGAGACCAAAGAACGGCTCGTGGCCGTTAATCCTGTATTTTGAATCACGGCTTGCGCAGCCAATAAGTGCTGCTCAAAACTATGGCAAACCACTTTAGGGACACCCATGCTTCCAGAAGTTTTGAGCTTTGTACCCAATACGCACTTGAAATTGACGTTCACATCCGTTAAGCACAAAAGTTGCAAAAGCCGGGGTGGCGGAATGGTAGACGCAGACGACTTAAAATCGTCCGGTAATCCCGTGCGGGTTCGAGTCCCGCCCTCGGCACTCTTATTTATCACCATCAATTGCAGCCAGTACCTTTTCGACGTGGCCGTCCACTTTCACATTGGGCCAAATTTTCGCTATGTGGCCTTTGGGATCAATCAGCACGGTACTTCGAATGACGCCCATCGACGTTTTGCCATAACTGGTCTTTTCACCGTATGCGCCATACGCCCGATGCAGTTTTAGATCTGGATCGCTCAGCAGTGGAAATGGTAGCTCGTACTTGCTTTTGAAAGCTTCGTGGCTGTCGTGGTCGTCTCTGGACACGCCATAAATCACAGCGTTGTGTTTGTGAAAATCTTTAGACAAATCTCTAAAACTGCATGCCTCACGGGTGCATCCTGGTGTGTCATCTTTCGGATAGAAATACAAAACGACCCATTGGCCTGAATGTTTTTCCAGTTCTTTAAACGCCGGCGCTTTCATCCCTTCTTTCAAACTCATATAACTCCCTCAGCAGCCCAATTTGCTGGCGCCGATTCTCCATTTCTGGGGTGATCAGCCAGTTTAGAATGCTCTTAGATGCAGATAAAATCAACTCTGTGCCTTCTTCAAACGACTCTTGCAAATGCGGACCATCAATAAATAGCCTACCACCGCTGGTGCAACTTCGAATTCGCAAAGACTCGCCTTCCGGCAGAAATCCTGCCAATAGCGCTGGCACCGGCATACGCGCGAAATATGGCTCACGGCACACCCACTGCAGCCGCCTATCTTGAATCGGCTGCACCCGTCCACCGGTAGAACAAACCGCGCCACTGGAGCCACAGGGGGTGCAGACCCAAAGGCCAGAGTTCTTATGAAAACTCGTTTGGCCCAAAGCGGTGACCTCATACCGTGTCATAGCCGCAGGATTTTGATTCGCGATTAAAATATCGTTTAAAGCCAATACCGGCAGCTGTTTACCTCCGAGTTCAATCTGCATCCGCGTCACTTGCGTTGGCTGCAGCTTACCACTCAAAAAATCATCCAAAACATCCGAAAAATTATTCATATCGGCAACGCATAATGAGCCCACCGATGTGTTTGGATTTGAATTCACGCCCATCAAAACGTTATCTGCAACCGAGTGACTCGCCTCCAGTAACGTGCCATCTCCACCCACTGTGATAATCAACCGATCTTTAATTTTGCCAGATGACAAATCTTCCCGAAAGCAGGTTTCAAAAGCGATGCGCTTAAGCTTAAGAACATCTTCTACCCGCCGAAAAGAAGCGTCATGATTTTCCAATTCTTCGGGCCGAGGACGCTTATAGACGAGCAAAATTTCCATCAATCCATGTCTACGAGCGGCAAAAAGCATCGTCAATGCCTAAATGCTCAGCACCATCACTGGAATAAAACCCGCCTCGCCCTTATTAACATGAGCGGACTTGTTCAGGGAGTATCATTGAAAATCTATTTAGCTGTGTGTTTATTAACAGGATTAATATCCTCCAACTTAAGGGCATTCGATGCTGAGGATTTAATTGTCTACGCTTATAGGCATCAAGACGTCAGGAGACTCCATAGCGAACTTAGAGATTACTGCCCTCAGGGGCTAGAGTCCTTCCATACAACCATTGTAGCGGCTGCGAATGTAGGAAGTAGAACAAATAATTCCAAAAATTATGCAGCGAGGCAAGTCTTTTGGTGGTTCAATCACCACCCATGTAAAGAACTGCTATCAGTTGAAATGCAGTCGTTGCTTACAGAGGTTGCAGCAATATATAGTTAAGCTATCCGATGCCAGCCGCGGCGATAATAAATTAGTGGCTCCCCTGCCCCAGACACACTGGCTCTCAAAACTTCACCCAGATAAATAACGTGGTCGCCAGTATCATGCATGCCGGAGATACGGCAATCCAACCAAGCCAACGCACCTGCTAAAATCGGATTGCCTGCTAGATCTGCTGAAAACTCAGCCTGTTCAAAACGTTGAACCATGCTTAAGCGATGGTCAGCGAAACTTGCGGCTAAATCTTTTTGACTATGCTGCAATAAATTCACCGCAAATTTTTGCGACGCTTTCAAAATGTTACACATCTGCGCCCTTTTATCCACGCAGATGGACACCATGGGCGGATGCAAACTGACGCTGGTGAACGAGCTAACGGTCATACCATGGAACGAACCATTCATC
This window harbors:
- a CDS encoding AMP-binding protein, which produces MNVNFKCVLGTKLKTSGSMGVPKVVCHSFEQHLLAAQAVIQNTGLTATSRSLVSLPVHHVSGLAIVVRAWASGGEWVLPPKDWTPSWAFDAGITHLSLVSTQLIRWIKEPVFISALRQMKAITLGGSAIPRSLIEQAYREGLPLITTYGSTETASQVTATALGDSLDRLLTSGRCLPDREIQSAADGEILVRGDMVHQKGWYATGDLGQINNHGYLEVFGRKDNRMISGGENIYPEEIERALLEHPNIEAVIVVPKQDIEYGQRPAAFVKMRSNLEIQPDDLIAFCKERLLGYKVPRFWYAWPEGLAEHQKPSRYAFAKLLN
- a CDS encoding peroxiredoxin → MSLKEGMKAPAFKELEKHSGQWVVLYFYPKDDTPGCTREACSFRDLSKDFHKHNAVIYGVSRDDHDSHEAFKSKYELPFPLLSDPDLKLHRAYGAYGEKTSYGKTSMGVIRSTVLIDPKGHIAKIWPNVKVDGHVEKVLAAIDGDK
- a CDS encoding flavin reductase family protein, with translation MPDLTDSYREVMSHWPSGVAIVTSGMNGSFHGMTVSSFTSVSLHPPMVSICVDKRAQMCNILKASQKFAVNLLQHSQKDLAASFADHRLSMVQRFEQAEFSADLAGNPILAGALAWLDCRISGMHDTGDHVIYLGEVLRASVSGAGEPLIYYRRGWHRIA